Proteins from a single region of Streptococcus oralis:
- a CDS encoding DMT family transporter, with product MKNKNGVSFGLLSGIFWGLGLTISAYIFSIFTNLSPFVVAAAHDFLSIFILLAFLLVKEGKVRLSIFLNIRNVSVIIGALLAGPIGMQANLYAVKYIGSSLASSVSAIYPAISVLLAFFILKHKVSKNTVFGVFLIIAAIIAQTYKVEQVNSFYIGILCALICAIAWGSESVLSSYAMESDLSEIEALLIRQVTSFLSYLVIVLFSHHSFAEVADGQLLGLLLVFAAFDMISYLAYYIAINRLQPAKATGLNVSYVVWTVLFAVIFLGAPLDMLTIITSLIVMAGVYIIIKE from the coding sequence ATGAAGAATAAAAATGGCGTTTCTTTTGGTCTGCTCTCAGGTATCTTCTGGGGATTAGGTCTAACGATTAGTGCTTATATCTTTTCAATTTTTACAAATCTTTCGCCTTTTGTGGTGGCTGCCGCTCATGATTTCTTGAGTATCTTTATCTTGTTAGCTTTTCTTTTGGTAAAAGAAGGAAAAGTTCGCCTCTCGATTTTCTTAAATATTCGAAATGTGAGTGTTATAATCGGTGCTTTGCTAGCAGGACCTATAGGTATGCAGGCCAATCTTTATGCAGTTAAATATATTGGTAGTTCTCTAGCTTCATCTGTATCGGCTATTTACCCAGCAATTTCAGTTTTGCTTGCCTTCTTCATTTTGAAACACAAGGTTTCAAAGAATACAGTATTTGGTGTTTTCTTGATTATTGCAGCGATTATTGCTCAAACCTACAAGGTTGAACAAGTTAACTCGTTTTACATTGGGATTCTTTGTGCCCTTATCTGTGCCATTGCCTGGGGGAGTGAAAGTGTTCTCAGCTCCTATGCTATGGAAAGTGATTTAAGTGAAATTGAAGCCTTGTTAATCCGACAAGTAACCTCATTCTTGTCCTATCTTGTGATTGTGCTCTTTTCTCACCATTCATTTGCAGAAGTAGCAGATGGGCAATTACTCGGCCTCTTGCTTGTCTTTGCGGCCTTTGATATGATTTCCTACTTAGCTTATTATATCGCTATTAATCGTTTGCAACCTGCGAAAGCAACAGGTTTGAATGTGAGCTATGTAGTTTGGACTGTCTTATTTGCAGTTATTTTCTTGGGTGCACCGCTAGATATGCTGACAATCATCACTTCACTTATTGTTATGGCTGGTGTTTATATTATTATTAAAGAATAA
- a CDS encoding phosphotransferase family protein: protein MEKLIKEKISSLLSNEEEVLSVEQLGGMTNQNYLVKTTNKQYIVKFFGKGTEKLINRQNEKYNLELLEDLDLDVKNYLFDIESGIKVNEYIESAVTLDSTSIKSKFEKIAPILQTIHASGKELRGEFAPFEEIRKYESLIEGAIPYENYEAVRKDVFSLEKRLADLGVDRKSCHIDLVPENFIESPQGRLYLIDWEYSSMNDPMWDLAALFLESEFTKQEEDDFLSYYESDKTPVSREKIRIYKILQDTIWSLWTVYKEAQGADFGDYGVNRYQRAVEGLTYYGG, encoded by the coding sequence GTGGAGAAACTCATCAAAGAAAAAATTTCTTCTTTACTATCTAATGAAGAGGAAGTACTCAGTGTTGAACAGCTGGGAGGCATGACCAACCAAAACTATTTGGTCAAAACAACCAACAAACAGTATATTGTGAAATTTTTTGGTAAAGGGACTGAAAAACTCATCAATCGTCAAAATGAAAAGTACAATCTTGAACTTTTAGAGGATTTAGATTTAGATGTCAAAAATTACCTTTTTGATATTGAGTCAGGGATCAAAGTAAATGAGTACATCGAATCAGCAGTAACTCTAGATTCGACATCTATTAAGTCCAAGTTTGAAAAGATTGCACCAATTTTACAAACCATCCATGCTTCAGGGAAAGAATTAAGAGGAGAGTTTGCTCCATTTGAGGAAATCAGAAAATATGAATCCTTGATTGAGGGAGCTATTCCTTATGAAAATTATGAAGCTGTTAGAAAAGATGTATTTTCACTAGAAAAGAGATTGGCTGATTTGGGTGTTGATAGAAAGTCCTGTCATATCGATTTGGTACCAGAAAACTTTATCGAGTCACCACAAGGTCGTTTGTATTTGATTGACTGGGAATACTCTTCTATGAATGACCCGATGTGGGATTTGGCAGCTCTTTTCTTAGAGTCTGAATTTACAAAGCAAGAGGAAGATGATTTCCTTTCCTACTATGAAAGTGACAAAACGCCTGTATCACGTGAGAAGATTCGTATCTATAAAATCTTGCAAGATACCATTTGGAGTTTGTGGACAGTGTACAAAGAAGCTCAAGGGGCTGATTTTGGAGATTACGGTGTCAATCGTTACCAAAGAGCTGTCGAAGGTTTGACTTATTATGGAGGTTAG
- a CDS encoding ribitol-5-phosphate dehydrogenase, whose product MINQIYQLTKPKFINVKYQEEDIDQENHILIRPNYMAVCHADQRYYQGKRDPKILAKKLPMAMIHESCGTVISDPTGTYEVGQKVVMIPNQPPMQSDKEFYENYMTGTYFLSSGYDGFMREFVSLPKDRVVSYNDIEDTVAAITEFVSVGMHAMDRFLHLAHSKRARIAVIGDGSLAFVVANIINYTLPEAEIIVIGRHWEKLELFSFAKECYITDNIPEDLTFDHGFECCGGDGTGPAINDLIRYIRPQGTILMMGVSEYKVNINTRDALEKGLLLVGSSRSGRVDFEKAIQMMEVKKFANRLKNILYVEEPVREIKDIHRVFATDLNTAFKTVFKWEV is encoded by the coding sequence ATGATTAATCAAATTTATCAACTGACCAAACCAAAGTTTATCAATGTAAAATATCAAGAAGAAGACATTGATCAGGAGAATCATATCCTTATTCGTCCAAATTATATGGCGGTTTGTCATGCGGATCAACGTTACTATCAAGGGAAACGCGATCCAAAGATATTGGCTAAAAAGCTTCCTATGGCCATGATTCACGAGTCTTGTGGAACTGTTATCTCAGATCCAACTGGTACTTATGAAGTTGGTCAAAAGGTAGTTATGATTCCCAATCAACCGCCTATGCAGAGTGACAAGGAGTTCTACGAGAACTACATGACAGGGACCTACTTCCTATCTAGTGGCTATGACGGCTTTATGCGAGAATTTGTCTCTCTTCCAAAAGATCGTGTTGTGTCTTATAATGACATTGAGGACACAGTTGCAGCCATAACTGAGTTTGTCAGTGTTGGCATGCATGCTATGGATCGCTTCCTGCATCTTGCTCATAGCAAGAGAGCGCGCATCGCTGTTATCGGAGATGGTAGTTTGGCCTTTGTGGTTGCAAATATTATCAATTACACTCTACCAGAAGCAGAGATTATCGTGATTGGTCGCCATTGGGAAAAACTGGAGCTCTTCTCTTTTGCAAAAGAGTGCTATATCACGGATAATATCCCAGAGGATTTGACCTTTGATCATGGATTTGAGTGTTGCGGTGGTGATGGTACAGGACCAGCTATCAATGACCTGATTCGCTATATTCGTCCACAGGGAACGATTCTCATGATGGGAGTGAGTGAATACAAGGTTAATATCAATACACGAGATGCTTTGGAAAAAGGATTGTTATTAGTAGGCTCGTCTCGCTCAGGACGCGTCGATTTTGAGAAGGCTATTCAAATGATGGAAGTCAAAAAGTTTGCGAATCGTCTGAAGAATATCCTTTATGTTGAAGAGCCTGTGAGAGAAATCAAGGACATTCACCGTGTCTTTGCTACAGACCTTAATACTGCTTTCAAAACAGTATTTAAGTGGGAAGTGTAG
- a CDS encoding 2-C-methyl-D-erythritol 4-phosphate cytidylyltransferase, whose amino-acid sequence MIYAGILAGGTGTRMGISNLPKQFLELGDRPILIHTIEKFVLEPSIEKIVVGVHGDWVSHAEDLVDKYLSLHKDRIIITKGGADRNTSIEKIIEAIDAYRPITPEDIVITHDSVRPFITLRMIQDNIKLAQNHDAVDTVVEAVDTIVESTNGQFITDIPNRAHLYQGQTPQTFRCKDFMDLYGSLSDQEKEILTDACKIFVIKGKDVALAKGEYSNLKITTVTDLKIAKSMIEKD is encoded by the coding sequence ATGATCTATGCAGGAATCCTAGCCGGAGGAACTGGCACACGCATGGGAATCAGTAATTTACCAAAACAATTCTTGGAGCTGGGTGATCGACCTATTTTGATCCACACAATTGAAAAATTTGTTTTGGAACCAAGTATTGAAAAAATTGTAGTTGGAGTTCATGGAGACTGGGTGTCACACGCTGAGGACCTAGTTGACAAGTATCTTTCTCTCCACAAGGATCGTATCATCATTACAAAGGGTGGTGCTGATCGCAATACCAGTATCGAGAAGATTATAGAAGCTATTGATGCCTATCGTCCAATCACTCCAGAAGATATTGTGATTACCCACGACTCTGTTCGTCCTTTTATCACACTTCGCATGATTCAGGACAATATCAAACTGGCGCAAAATCATGATGCGGTTGACACAGTAGTAGAAGCAGTTGATACCATTGTTGAAAGTACTAATGGTCAGTTTATCACGGATATTCCAAATCGTGCTCACCTCTATCAAGGTCAAACACCTCAGACATTCCGCTGCAAGGATTTCATGGATTTGTATGGTTCCCTATCTGACCAAGAAAAGGAAATCCTGACGGATGCATGTAAGATTTTTGTTATCAAAGGAAAAGACGTTGCCCTAGCTAAAGGGGAATATTCAAATCTTAAAATCACAACTGTGACAGACTTGAAAATCGCGAAAAGCATGATTGAGAAAGACTAA
- a CDS encoding YbaB/EbfC family nucleoid-associated protein, whose amino-acid sequence MMNMQNMMRQAQKLQKQMEQSQAELAAMEFVGKSAQDLVQATLTGDKKVVSIDFNPAVVDPEDLETLSDMTAQAINAALEQIDETTKKKLGAFAGKLPF is encoded by the coding sequence ATGATGAACATGCAAAACATGATGCGCCAAGCACAAAAACTTCAAAAACAAATGGAACAAAGTCAAGCAGAACTCGCTGCCATGGAATTTGTTGGAAAATCTGCTCAAGACCTTGTCCAAGCAACTCTGACTGGAGACAAAAAAGTTGTCAGCATTGACTTCAACCCAGCAGTTGTAGATCCAGAAGATCTCGAAACCCTTTCTGACATGACTGCGCAAGCGATTAACGCAGCACTTGAACAAATTGATGAAACGACTAAGAAGAAACTAGGAGCTTTCGCTGGAAAATTGCCGTTCTGA
- a CDS encoding glycerophosphoryl diester phosphodiesterase membrane domain-containing protein — MKPEKPKKLGFRKIYYNLDKILFLFFLIFMMVEFVWLPLNSWIAGILLRQTGYLFISYNNFWAIIQGSPFISLAFLILIAINLLVAYFQICLLFIGARHLLYHEKRTLIEYSRKVFQQSFLFVKRLSFCKMAFVFFYIALLFPFIRKILKIYYLNKIIIPDFIVNYWEGKHWLVGLMIIASAWIFLYISVRFMFALPKILFERKTVRESVKYSLQKTKKNVLFFSWHLLLIIIKTYLFFFGLLIPLLFAQAVMDNLTQKESLILGVINFVLIKNFHYMTLTYFLVKFVSFLTGEELEIMPRRKKDHLMRWGVMGCASIIFAIEGYVYLESPDTNTPLVISHRGVSNKNGVQNTVQSLEKTAQLKPDLIEMDVQETKDGQFVMMHDANLKTLTGINATPQDLTLDELTNTDIYENGYQTKISSFDAYLERANALNQKLLIEIKTSKKDSPQMMDHFLEKYGATIKKYGHQMQSLDYHVIDKVLTYDSEIPVYFILPYNSIFPRTKATGYTMEYSTLDEYFVNKLWTTDQRLYVWTVNGSEAFDKAVRLGADGMITDDLEMVQSQVTMAQDDPEYTELLLKKAMEFFDF, encoded by the coding sequence ATGAAACCTGAAAAACCTAAAAAGCTAGGTTTTAGGAAGATATACTATAACCTAGATAAGATTTTATTTCTATTTTTCTTGATATTTATGATGGTTGAGTTTGTCTGGCTACCATTAAATTCATGGATTGCTGGCATCCTTCTGAGACAAACTGGTTATTTGTTTATCTCCTACAATAACTTTTGGGCGATTATACAAGGCTCGCCTTTTATCAGTTTAGCCTTTCTCATCTTAATTGCAATCAATCTCTTGGTTGCCTATTTCCAGATTTGTCTTTTGTTTATCGGGGCTCGTCACCTTCTCTATCATGAAAAGAGAACTTTAATTGAGTATAGTAGAAAAGTATTTCAACAGAGCTTTCTATTCGTTAAGCGATTGAGCTTTTGTAAGATGGCCTTTGTCTTTTTTTACATTGCTTTGCTTTTCCCGTTCATCCGTAAGATTTTAAAAATCTACTACCTCAACAAAATTATTATCCCTGATTTTATTGTGAATTATTGGGAAGGTAAGCATTGGCTGGTAGGTCTGATGATCATAGCATCCGCTTGGATCTTTCTCTACATCTCTGTCCGATTTATGTTTGCCCTTCCTAAGATTCTCTTTGAAAGAAAGACCGTAAGAGAAAGTGTGAAATATAGTCTCCAAAAGACAAAGAAAAATGTCCTTTTCTTCTCTTGGCATCTCTTACTCATTATCATTAAAACGTATCTCTTCTTCTTTGGTTTGTTAATTCCTTTGCTTTTTGCGCAAGCAGTGATGGATAATCTAACTCAAAAAGAGTCCTTGATTCTCGGTGTGATTAATTTTGTCTTGATTAAAAATTTCCATTACATGACCCTGACTTATTTCCTAGTGAAGTTTGTTTCCTTCCTTACAGGAGAGGAGTTGGAGATCATGCCAAGGCGAAAGAAAGATCATCTGATGAGATGGGGTGTCATGGGGTGTGCAAGCATCATCTTTGCCATAGAAGGCTACGTTTATCTGGAATCTCCGGATACCAATACACCTTTAGTGATTTCGCACAGAGGAGTAAGTAATAAAAACGGTGTTCAAAATACTGTGCAGTCTTTAGAAAAAACAGCTCAACTAAAACCAGATCTTATAGAAATGGATGTGCAGGAAACGAAAGACGGTCAGTTCGTGATGATGCACGATGCCAACCTCAAAACTTTAACAGGTATTAATGCTACACCGCAAGATTTGACTCTGGATGAATTAACAAATACAGATATTTACGAGAATGGTTATCAAACAAAGATTTCAAGCTTTGATGCCTATTTAGAGCGTGCAAATGCTTTAAACCAAAAATTGCTGATTGAGATTAAAACCAGTAAAAAAGATAGTCCGCAAATGATGGACCATTTCCTTGAAAAGTATGGGGCGACTATCAAGAAATATGGACATCAGATGCAATCACTAGACTATCATGTGATTGATAAAGTGTTGACTTATGATTCTGAAATTCCAGTTTACTTCATTCTGCCTTATAACAGTATCTTCCCAAGAACCAAGGCAACTGGTTACACTATGGAGTACTCAACTTTGGATGAATACTTTGTCAATAAACTCTGGACAACTGATCAGAGGCTCTATGTTTGGACCGTAAATGGTTCTGAGGCATTTGATAAAGCCGTTCGCCTCGGCGCAGATGGCATGATAACGGATGATCTTGAAATGGTCCAGTCACAAGTCACAATGGCTCAAGACGATCCGGAATATACGGAATTACTTTTAAAGAAAGCAATGGAATTCTTTGATTTCTAA
- a CDS encoding 3'-5' exonuclease gives MEKLRDYIAFDLEFNQHEGVTHLIQVSAVRFQDGQECAAFDSYVYTTAPLKSFINGLTGITAETLKDAPKVEQVLKNFQAFVGDLPIVGYNAAKSDLPILLEHGIDYRDQYKVDLYEEAFERRSSDLHGIANLKLQTVANFLGFHGKSHNSLEDARMTARVYEAFLESDEGKLLIEDQSSFSMNNPFGGLDLSQFLD, from the coding sequence ATGGAAAAATTAAGAGATTATATCGCCTTTGATTTGGAATTCAATCAACACGAGGGCGTTACCCATTTAATTCAAGTATCAGCAGTCCGTTTTCAAGATGGACAAGAATGTGCTGCTTTTGATTCTTATGTTTATACTACAGCCCCTTTAAAGAGTTTTATCAATGGTTTGACTGGAATCACAGCTGAAACCTTAAAAGATGCGCCAAAAGTAGAGCAAGTTTTAAAGAACTTTCAAGCATTTGTTGGCGACTTACCTATTGTTGGTTACAATGCGGCTAAGAGTGATTTGCCTATTCTTTTGGAGCATGGTATTGATTATCGTGACCAGTATAAGGTTGATCTATATGAGGAGGCTTTTGAACGCCGTAGTTCTGACCTACACGGCATAGCCAATCTTAAATTACAAACTGTAGCGAATTTTTTAGGCTTTCACGGGAAGTCTCATAACAGTTTAGAAGACGCCCGCATGACGGCGCGTGTTTACGAAGCTTTTTTGGAATCGGATGAAGGAAAGCTATTAATAGAAGACCAGAGTAGTTTTTCGATGAATAATCCTTTTGGTGGCTTAGATTTATCCCAATTTTTAGACTAG
- the rocS gene encoding chromosome segregation protein RocS, with amino-acid sequence MSIEMTVSEIAEVLGLSRQAINNRVKELPEEDTKKNDKGVTVVTRSGLIKLEEIYKKTIFEDEPVSDDVKQRELMEILVDEKNAEILRLYEQLKAKDRQLSEKDEQMRIKDRQIAEKDKQLDQQQQLTLQAMKDQETLKLELDQAKEEVQATKKGFFARLFGGK; translated from the coding sequence ATGAGTATTGAAATGACCGTCAGTGAGATTGCAGAGGTCTTAGGACTATCTCGTCAAGCAATCAACAATCGTGTCAAAGAACTTCCAGAAGAGGACACGAAAAAGAATGACAAAGGTGTAACTGTAGTTACTCGAAGTGGCTTGATCAAGCTAGAAGAAATCTATAAAAAAACAATTTTTGAAGATGAGCCTGTCAGTGATGATGTCAAACAACGTGAACTGATGGAAATCTTGGTTGATGAGAAAAATGCTGAAATTCTTCGTTTGTACGAGCAGCTCAAGGCAAAAGACCGCCAGTTATCAGAAAAAGATGAACAGATGCGTATCAAAGACCGACAGATTGCTGAAAAGGACAAACAGTTGGACCAACAGCAACAGTTAACTCTTCAAGCCATGAAGGATCAAGAAACCTTGAAACTCGAGTTGGACCAAGCAAAAGAAGAAGTCCAAGCAACCAAAAAAGGCTTTTTTGCTCGTCTTTTTGGAGGAAAATAA
- a CDS encoding 5'-methylthioadenosine/adenosylhomocysteine nucleosidase: MKIGIIAAMPEELVYLTQNLDKPQEVQVLGNTYYTGSVGNTEVVLVQSGIGKVMSAMSVAILADHFQVEAIINTGSAGALAEGIAVGDVVIADKLAYHDVDVTAFGYAYGQMAGQPLYFESDKKFIARIKENLFQLEQTWHLGLIATGDSFIAGDDKIASIKSHFPDVLAVEMEGAAIAQAAQSLNLPFLVIRAMSDNANHEASVSFDEFIIEAGRRSAQVLLAFLKALD; encoded by the coding sequence ATGAAAATTGGAATCATTGCTGCCATGCCAGAAGAACTTGTATATTTGACTCAGAATTTGGATAAACCTCAAGAAGTCCAAGTCTTAGGAAATACCTACTACACAGGCTCTGTTGGCAATACTGAAGTCGTTCTAGTTCAGAGTGGGATTGGAAAGGTCATGTCAGCTATGAGTGTAGCTATTCTAGCTGACCATTTTCAGGTAGAAGCTATCATCAATACAGGATCAGCAGGTGCTCTTGCTGAAGGGATTGCTGTTGGAGATGTAGTGATTGCGGATAAGTTGGCTTATCATGATGTGGATGTGACTGCTTTTGGTTATGCTTATGGCCAAATGGCTGGTCAACCTCTGTACTTTGAATCAGATAAGAAATTTATCGCTAGGATTAAAGAAAACTTATTTCAGTTAGAGCAGACATGGCACCTAGGCTTGATTGCCACAGGGGACAGTTTTATAGCTGGAGATGATAAGATTGCTAGTATCAAATCCCACTTCCCTGATGTTTTAGCAGTTGAAATGGAAGGGGCTGCTATTGCACAAGCGGCTCAGTCTCTTAATTTACCGTTCCTAGTCATTCGTGCTATGAGTGACAATGCCAATCACGAAGCCTCTGTCTCTTTTGATGAGTTTATTATCGAAGCTGGACGTCGTTCTGCCCAAGTCTTACTAGCCTTTTTAAAGGCCTTGGATTAA
- the macP gene encoding cell wall synthase accessory phosphoprotein MacP, with amino-acid sequence MGKPLLTDEMIERANRGEKISGPPLQDDEETKILPTSSQHLGYSRSRDHGFSQDTLTIEVEPTIHKSRRIENTKRNVFNSKLNRILFAVILLLILLILAMKLL; translated from the coding sequence ATGGGAAAACCTTTATTAACAGACGAAATGATTGAACGTGCCAATCGTGGTGAGAAAATCTCAGGACCACCTCTTCAAGATGATGAGGAAACAAAAATCCTACCAACGTCTTCACAACATCTTGGTTATTCACGTTCTAGAGACCACGGTTTTAGTCAAGATACACTTACAATCGAAGTAGAACCAACGATTCATAAGAGTCGCCGCATTGAGAATACCAAGAGAAATGTTTTTAATTCGAAACTCAATCGTATCTTGTTTGCAGTCATCCTACTTTTGATTTTGTTAATTTTAGCGATGAAACTCTTGTAA
- a CDS encoding NUDIX hydrolase: MEFEEKTISRKEIYQGPIFKLVQDQVELPEGKGTAQRDLIFHNGAVCVLAVTAEDKIVLVKQYRKAIEAVSYEIPAGKLELGENADPMAAALRELEEEVAYTGKLELLYDFYSAIGFCNEKLKLYLARDLVKVENPRPQDDDETLEVLEVSLEEAKNLIQSGHICDAKTIMAIQYWELQKK; encoded by the coding sequence ATGGAATTTGAAGAAAAAACGATTAGTCGGAAGGAAATCTATCAAGGTCCTATTTTCAAACTAGTACAAGACCAGGTGGAACTACCAGAAGGAAAGGGGACTGCCCAACGTGACTTGATTTTTCACAATGGAGCTGTTTGTGTACTAGCTGTGACAGCCGAGGATAAAATCGTTCTCGTTAAGCAATACCGAAAGGCTATCGAGGCGGTTTCTTATGAGATTCCTGCTGGTAAACTAGAACTTGGTGAAAATGCTGATCCAATGGCGGCGGCCCTTCGTGAATTGGAAGAAGAAGTTGCCTATACTGGTAAGTTAGAACTGTTGTACGATTTCTATTCTGCGATTGGATTTTGTAACGAAAAACTAAAACTTTATCTCGCCAGAGATTTGGTTAAGGTGGAAAATCCTCGTCCACAAGATGATGATGAAACCTTGGAAGTTTTAGAAGTAAGTCTAGAGGAAGCCAAGAACCTGATCCAGTCAGGTCATATCTGTGATGCCAAGACCATTATGGCGATCCAGTACTGGGAACTACAAAAGAAATAG
- the glmU gene encoding bifunctional UDP-N-acetylglucosamine diphosphorylase/glucosamine-1-phosphate N-acetyltransferase GlmU — protein MSNYAIILAAGKGTRMKSDLPKVLHKVAGISMLEHVFRSVGAIQPEKTVTVVGHKAELVEQVLAGQTDFVTQSEQLGTGHAVMMAEPILQNRTGHTLVIAGDTPLITGESLKNLLDFHINHKNVATILTAEAADPFGYGRIVRNDNAEVLRIVEQKDATDFEKQIKEINTGTYVFDNERLFEALKNINTNNAQGEYYITDVIGIFRNAGEKVGAYTLKDFDESLGVNDRVALATAESVMRRRINQKHMVNGVSFVNPEATYVDIDVEIAPEVQIEANVTLKGQTKIGAETILTNGTCIVDSTIGSGAVITNSMIEESSVADGVTVGPYAHIRPGSSLAAQVHIGNFVEVKGSSIGENTKAGHLTYIGNCEVGSNVNFGAGTITVNYDGKNKYKTVIGNNVFVGSNSTIIAPVELGDNSLVGAGSTITKNVPADAIAIGRGRQVNKDEYATRLPHHPKNQ, from the coding sequence ATGTCAAATTATGCCATTATTCTAGCAGCGGGTAAAGGTACTCGCATGAAATCAGATCTTCCAAAGGTACTTCATAAAGTAGCTGGAATTTCGATGTTGGAACATGTTTTTCGTAGTGTTGGTGCTATTCAACCTGAAAAAACAGTTACTGTAGTTGGTCACAAGGCAGAGCTAGTTGAGCAAGTCTTGGCTGGCCAGACAGACTTTGTTACCCAATCAGAACAACTAGGAACTGGGCATGCTGTCATGATGGCAGAGCCTATTCTCCAAAATCGTACCGGCCACACCTTGGTTATTGCTGGGGATACTCCTCTGATTACAGGTGAAAGCTTGAAAAACCTCCTGGATTTCCATATCAATCACAAAAATGTGGCGACGATTTTAACAGCTGAAGCAGCTGATCCTTTTGGATATGGTCGTATTGTCCGTAACGATAATGCTGAAGTTCTTCGTATTGTTGAGCAGAAAGATGCTACAGACTTTGAAAAGCAAATTAAGGAAATCAATACAGGAACTTATGTATTTGACAATGAACGTCTTTTTGAAGCCCTTAAAAACATCAACACTAACAATGCACAAGGTGAGTATTATATTACTGACGTGATTGGTATTTTCCGTAATGCGGGTGAGAAGGTTGGTGCCTATACTCTCAAGGATTTTGATGAAAGTCTTGGCGTAAATGACCGTGTAGCTCTTGCGACTGCGGAATCAGTGATGCGTCGCCGTATCAATCAAAAGCACATGGTTAATGGTGTTAGCTTTGTTAATCCGGAAGCAACTTACGTTGATATTGATGTTGAGATTGCTCCCGAAGTCCAAATCGAAGCCAACGTTACCTTAAAAGGTCAAACGAAGATTGGTGCGGAGACTATTTTAACAAATGGAACTTGTATTGTAGATAGCACCATTGGATCTGGAGCTGTGATTACCAACTCTATGATTGAGGAAAGTAGTGTTGCGGACGGTGTGACAGTTGGTCCTTATGCCCATATCCGTCCAGGTTCAAGTCTGGCTGCTCAAGTTCACATTGGAAATTTTGTTGAAGTAAAAGGCTCTTCAATCGGTGAAAATACCAAGGCAGGTCATTTGACTTATATTGGAAACTGTGAAGTGGGTAGCAACGTTAATTTTGGTGCAGGAACTATTACAGTCAACTACGATGGCAAAAATAAATACAAAACTGTCATTGGCAATAATGTCTTTGTTGGATCAAACTCAACTATTATTGCTCCTGTAGAACTTGGGGATAATTCTCTGGTTGGAGCGGGTTCAACCATTACCAAGAATGTTCCTGCTGATGCCATTGCTATCGGCCGTGGACGACAAGTTAACAAAGACGAGTACGCAACACGCTTACCTCATCATCCAAAGAACCAGTAG
- a CDS encoding glycoside hydrolase family 25 protein: MRKKIHPAIIFTLFTIFIAILILNRPTYEDHPVKSKPNAVQVENQALHNLDKPIIDVSGWQRPEEINYDTLSQNISGVIVRVHNGAQHTETNNAAYANGVDKAYISHISEFQKRNVPVAVYAYLAGTSKEEMEKAAEVFYNAASPYNPSYYWLDVEEKTMSDMNEGVEAFRAKLEALGAKNIGIYIGVYFMQEHSINTDKFTAVWIPSYGTDSGYFETTPNTDLDYDLHQYTSKGRIAGFEHHLDINLISTLKEKEETFRKLFLRP, translated from the coding sequence ATGAGAAAAAAGATTCATCCAGCTATTATTTTTACTTTATTTACTATATTTATAGCTATTTTGATCCTCAATAGACCAACTTATGAAGACCATCCTGTCAAGTCAAAACCCAATGCAGTCCAGGTTGAAAATCAGGCCTTGCATAACCTTGACAAACCTATTATTGACGTCTCTGGCTGGCAAAGACCTGAGGAAATCAACTACGATACCTTATCTCAAAATATTTCTGGTGTTATTGTTCGTGTCCACAATGGGGCTCAACATACTGAAACAAATAATGCCGCCTATGCCAATGGTGTCGATAAAGCCTATATAAGTCATATTTCAGAATTTCAAAAACGCAATGTTCCAGTTGCTGTTTATGCCTATCTAGCAGGTACTAGTAAGGAAGAAATGGAAAAAGCTGCTGAGGTTTTCTACAATGCTGCTTCTCCATACAACCCTAGTTACTATTGGTTAGACGTCGAAGAAAAGACAATGTCTGATATGAACGAAGGTGTTGAAGCTTTTCGAGCTAAACTAGAAGCGCTTGGCGCCAAAAATATCGGAATTTACATCGGTGTTTATTTCATGCAAGAGCATAGTATCAATACAGACAAGTTCACTGCTGTCTGGATTCCATCTTATGGAACGGATTCAGGTTACTTTGAAACCACGCCTAATACAGATTTAGACTATGACCTCCATCAGTATACTTCAAAAGGAAGAATTGCTGGATTTGAACACCATTTAGATATTAATCTTATTTCTACCTTGAAGGAAAAAGAAGAAACCTTCAGAAAACTATTTTTAAGACCATAA